The genomic DNA CGCGCATCAAGGACACGGCCATGACCCTGTGGAAGGTCTATCTCGTGTTCAGCGCGGTGCAAACGGTGCTTTTGGTGCTGGGAGGCATGGATCTCTTTGATGCCCTGTGCCACACTTTCGGCACCATGGCCACAGGCGGGTTTTCCACGCGCAACGCCTCTGTGGCCGCCTATGACAGCGTCTACATCGACGGCGTCATCACGGTGTTCATGCTCATTGCGGGCGTCAATTTCTCTCTGCACTATCTGTTGCTCAAGGGAAAGCCCTCGGCCATGCTCAAGAATCCTGAATTCCGAGCCTTCGCAGTCATGGTTCTGCTTTTTGTGACGGTATTAACCGCAGCCGTTTACTCTGCCGGAGACTACGAAACCGTGGGGCAGTCCGTACGCTACACCGCCTTTCAGGTGGCCTCCATCCTGACCACCACCGGATACGCCACGGCCGATTACGAGATGTGGCCGGGCATCGCCCAGGCTGTTCTGGTGTTCTGCATGTTTGTTGGCGGCTGCGCCGGGTCCACCGCGGGCGGGATGAAGGTGATGCGTATCATGCTTGTGTGCAAGCATTCCTACCAGGAGTTGTTCCGGCTCATTCATCCGCGTTCCGTCAGCCGGGTCAAGATGGGCCATGTTGCGGTGCAGGACGATGTGCTGCGCGGCGTGTGGGGGTTTTTCGTCCTCTGGCTCGGGCTTTTTGTTCTGGCCGCCTTTGGGGTGGCAGCCTCGGGCGTGGATGTGGTCACATCCTTTGCCGCCGCCCTGGCCTGCATCGGCAACATCGGGCCGGGCATTGGCGGAGTGGGGCCCATGGACAACTATGCCTGGCTGCCAGATGCCGCCAAGTGGGCTTTGACTGTGTGCATGGTTCTTGGTCGTCTGGAAATTTATACGGTCATCGTTCTCTTTGTACCGGAATTCTGGCGCAAGTAACCGCATCGCAATTCGCGCCGGGGCGCTTTGCTCTCCCTTGCCCATTTGGGACGGAACGAGCCCCCACGTTTCATTGTCTGGAAAATCTCTAGAAATTTTCAAAAAACCTTGGTGGGCAATGGATTCCATGCGAGCTGGTCGCAAGGGAAAGCTTTGTGGCTTAAGTATTCGG from Pseudodesulfovibrio alkaliphilus includes the following:
- a CDS encoding TrkH family potassium uptake protein, encoding MRWRYVLHIIGALVACVGMTMALPLAWGVYYGDGTVWPLAESLGITVVSGTLLFLIFRDPASSRTAMTHREGMAIVALGWFAAGAFGGLPFYLGGTFNSVADCVFESLSGFSTTGASVLTDIEAVPRGILFWRSLTHWLGGMGIIVLSLAILPFLGVGGMQLYRAEVPGPAPDKLKPRIKDTAMTLWKVYLVFSAVQTVLLVLGGMDLFDALCHTFGTMATGGFSTRNASVAAYDSVYIDGVITVFMLIAGVNFSLHYLLLKGKPSAMLKNPEFRAFAVMVLLFVTVLTAAVYSAGDYETVGQSVRYTAFQVASILTTTGYATADYEMWPGIAQAVLVFCMFVGGCAGSTAGGMKVMRIMLVCKHSYQELFRLIHPRSVSRVKMGHVAVQDDVLRGVWGFFVLWLGLFVLAAFGVAASGVDVVTSFAAALACIGNIGPGIGGVGPMDNYAWLPDAAKWALTVCMVLGRLEIYTVIVLFVPEFWRK